One window of Methanocalculus alkaliphilus genomic DNA carries:
- a CDS encoding DUF1016 N-terminal domain-containing protein — protein MGLSDALPEDYPTFLAALKVRIRQAQTRAILSVNRELILLYWQIGREIMERQEQEGWGSKVIDRLSDDLRKEFPDVRGFSPRNLKYMRSFAEAWPDPEFVQRAAAQIPWFHPCVIHESGYHGG, from the coding sequence ATGGGTTTGAGTGATGCACTCCCGGAGGATTATCCCACGTTTCTTGCGGCTCTGAAGGTGCGGATACGGCAGGCACAGACCCGGGCGATTCTTTCGGTGAACCGGGAGCTCATCCTGCTCTACTGGCAGATAGGACGGGAGATCATGGAGAGGCAGGAGCAGGAGGGGTGGGGATCAAAGGTGATCGACCGGCTCTCAGACGATCTCAGAAAGGAGTTCCCGGATGTACGGGGTTTCTCTCCCCGAAACCTGAAGTACATGCGCTCGTTTGCAGAGGCATGGCCCGATCCTGAATTTGTGCAGCGGGCTGCTGCACAAATACCCTGGTTTCATCCGTGCGTCATTCATGAATCCGGATACCATGGGGGGTGA
- the dndE gene encoding DNA sulfur modification protein DndE has protein sequence MNFNRIRISEKATYRLSQLKGKTGLTPNILSRIAICYSLNDQTVPNPNDYDERGQELNRYTLTGEWDTFFIALVKERCIHDGLDPEKDLYHQLRAHLNRGVFGMYPQIKGLGDFQILLKHQAEGIKSGMLSEERSHE, from the coding sequence ATGAACTTCAATCGAATCAGGATTAGTGAAAAAGCCACCTATCGGCTCAGTCAGTTGAAGGGAAAAACGGGCCTTACCCCCAATATTCTTTCAAGGATTGCTATCTGCTATTCATTGAATGATCAAACAGTACCTAATCCGAATGATTACGATGAACGCGGCCAGGAGTTGAACCGTTACACACTGACAGGTGAATGGGATACATTTTTCATTGCACTTGTCAAAGAGCGTTGTATTCACGATGGACTTGATCCAGAGAAGGATCTCTACCATCAGCTCAGGGCTCATTTAAATAGAGGGGTATTTGGTATGTATCCCCAGATTAAAGGTCTTGGAGATTTTCAGATCCTGCTAAAACACCAGGCCGAAGGGATTAAGTCCGGTATGCTGTCAGAGGAGAGATCTCATGAATAA
- a CDS encoding DUF365 domain-containing protein, with protein sequence MAQDPLTFYDTYGDSVFLTRDEMIAYLGNQERWKAVRVRKGSESRKRNWIALELEDIRKYEVLRKPERFVPVGGQYLRD encoded by the coding sequence ATCGCACAAGACCCCCTCACCTTCTATGACACCTATGGCGATTCCGTCTTCCTCACACGGGATGAGATGATCGCATATCTCGGGAACCAGGAGCGGTGGAAGGCCGTCCGGGTCAGGAAGGGGAGTGAGAGCCGGAAGCGAAACTGGATAGCACTGGAGCTTGAGGATATCCGGAAATATGAAGTGTTGCGGAAACCTGAGCGGTTTGTGCCGGTCGGAGGACAGTATCTAAGGGATTGA
- a CDS encoding AAA family ATPase: MKFSISSLELTNYRQYQGKQILKFSNDKNKNVFVILGKNGAGKSNILNALTWCFYGLEVHKDQNNHYSDGMPIINVQEIESLKPNQSTSAEVRVNIKTEGGPWTIIRRFDAKKNDVGDLLIGGSKLTVIYPVGGQDKYIEGEETQILINNLLPEALRNFFFIDGEQLREFFKYKGSSEIAEAIDKVSQMELIDKAAKNLEKYRKSLRRDVKATTPKLQQVQNEIISIQEEIEFRQNFIKNYEKAIEKDIVDLHEVEGFLRQYNEPKIAVLQSERDSLIKDINYFKLQIAEKEINRNNYLVEIAPSIFLKEEIETAYKLIQYKVDKGELPPKVKETFVRELIERGTCICGNELTDQAKAELASYSKKLTLSELSEVCIYGKTTIEEILSDVSEFSNVIDKYNGDIESLKDLYDGKKRREEQISNILSEHDIDEIRRYEERRRQLNEAIDHKKREILITSKDIEKNNYQLKMKEGEERLELSKDKKNIILKNKLQIVQDALETLAEIELIVKTKIRNLVETRTKENFNKLIRKKTAFKNIIIDDDFNVKVIHANNYNVINDLSAGEYMILGLSFMSALMTISGFHAPVIIDTPLGKIDKEHRDYITTELPKFLEGTQLILLVTPTEYDDKVQENLNTYLLKDSFFEIFENDSNTVSEVKQHDR, translated from the coding sequence ATGAAGTTTTCTATATCATCTCTTGAACTAACCAATTATCGGCAATACCAAGGAAAGCAGATATTGAAATTTTCTAATGATAAAAATAAGAATGTTTTTGTCATTTTAGGGAAAAATGGAGCTGGAAAATCGAATATTTTAAATGCTCTCACATGGTGTTTTTATGGGCTTGAAGTCCATAAGGATCAAAACAATCATTATTCTGATGGGATGCCAATAATAAATGTACAAGAAATAGAATCTTTAAAACCAAATCAAAGTACTTCTGCTGAAGTCCGTGTGAATATAAAAACAGAAGGTGGTCCATGGACAATAATAAGACGGTTTGATGCTAAAAAAAATGATGTAGGGGATTTACTAATAGGAGGATCAAAATTAACAGTAATATATCCAGTAGGAGGACAGGATAAATATATTGAAGGTGAAGAGACTCAAATACTTATCAATAATCTATTACCGGAAGCTCTTCGCAATTTCTTTTTTATTGATGGTGAACAACTTAGAGAATTTTTCAAATATAAAGGTTCTTCTGAAATAGCCGAAGCTATTGATAAAGTTTCACAAATGGAATTAATAGATAAAGCCGCAAAAAATCTTGAAAAATATAGAAAATCGTTAAGAAGAGATGTTAAAGCAACAACACCCAAACTTCAACAAGTTCAAAATGAAATAATTTCTATTCAAGAGGAAATTGAGTTCCGACAGAATTTTATTAAGAATTATGAAAAAGCAATCGAAAAGGATATTGTAGATTTACATGAGGTTGAGGGTTTTCTTCGGCAGTATAACGAACCAAAGATTGCAGTTCTACAAAGCGAAAGAGACAGTCTAATAAAGGATATTAACTACTTTAAATTACAAATTGCGGAAAAAGAAATTAATCGTAATAATTATCTTGTTGAAATTGCCCCTTCTATATTTCTTAAAGAGGAGATCGAAACCGCATATAAACTAATACAATATAAAGTTGACAAAGGAGAGTTGCCGCCAAAAGTAAAAGAGACATTTGTTCGCGAATTAATAGAGCGTGGAACGTGTATTTGCGGAAATGAACTGACGGATCAAGCCAAAGCTGAGCTTGCGTCATATAGTAAAAAACTAACTCTATCTGAATTAAGCGAAGTCTGTATCTATGGAAAAACTACAATTGAAGAGATTTTATCCGATGTTTCTGAATTTTCCAATGTAATCGACAAATATAATGGTGATATAGAATCTTTAAAAGATTTATATGATGGGAAAAAACGAAGGGAAGAGCAAATTTCGAATATTTTGAGTGAGCATGATATTGATGAAATAAGGAGATATGAAGAAAGAAGAAGGCAGTTAAATGAGGCAATCGATCATAAGAAGAGAGAAATTCTTATCACCAGTAAAGATATTGAAAAAAATAACTATCAATTAAAAATGAAAGAGGGAGAAGAAAGATTAGAACTATCTAAAGATAAAAAAAATATAATTCTAAAAAATAAACTCCAAATCGTTCAAGACGCTCTAGAAACGCTTGCTGAAATTGAGCTAATTGTGAAAACAAAAATTCGAAATTTAGTTGAAACAAGGACTAAAGAGAACTTCAATAAACTTATACGGAAAAAAACAGCATTTAAAAATATAATTATAGATGATGATTTTAATGTAAAGGTAATTCATGCAAATAATTATAATGTAATTAATGATTTGTCTGCAGGGGAATATATGATATTAGGTCTCTCATTCATGAGTGCACTTATGACAATATCGGGTTTCCATGCTCCAGTTATTATTGATACACCTCTCGGGAAAATTGATAAAGAGCATCGTGATTATATCACTACTGAATTACCAAAATTTTTAGAGGGAACTCAATTAATCTTGCTAGTTACTCCAACAGAATATGACGATAAGGTGCAAGAAAATTTAAATACATATTTATTAAAAGATAGTTTCTTTGAGATTTTTGAGAACGATTCAAATACAGTATCTGAGGTGAAGCAACATGACCGTTAA
- the dndB gene encoding DNA sulfur modification protein DndB translates to MKSVAFDEIDDLNTAVYSFPAIRGIQAGREYYSAMVQLKLIPAIFRFNESEVPVQFRSQRVINRARIPEIARYIINNPNDYIFSSIAASISEAPVKFIPADPDNPNSKVGKIVFPMDARVLINDGQHRRAAIEEALKERPELGNETLSVVFFVDAGLQRSQQMFSDLNRHAIRPTKSISILYDARDEFAQSIRVIADSIPLFKDLTELEKTTISNRSRKMFTLSSIYQATAALLGKTEKSKKITKDDEKLASEYWSVVAENIPDWQLLIRRDVSASSLRNDFVHAHGIALHSLGILGHALVSEYPNNWREQLTGLHQIDWSRSNPDWEGRAMNNGRISKSQMNLALTSNYLKLKMNVPLSQDEEENEIKFMNVMKGRAL, encoded by the coding sequence ATGAAATCTGTGGCTTTTGATGAGATTGATGATCTCAACACTGCTGTATATTCTTTTCCAGCAATCCGTGGTATTCAAGCCGGAAGAGAATACTATTCTGCTATGGTCCAGCTTAAACTTATTCCGGCTATCTTCCGGTTTAATGAGTCAGAAGTTCCTGTTCAGTTTCGTTCGCAACGAGTTATAAATAGGGCCAGGATCCCCGAGATTGCGCGTTATATCATCAATAATCCAAATGATTATATATTCTCATCAATAGCAGCATCAATCAGTGAAGCCCCGGTTAAATTCATTCCTGCCGACCCGGATAATCCAAATAGCAAAGTAGGTAAAATTGTTTTTCCCATGGATGCCAGAGTCCTCATTAATGATGGCCAGCACCGCCGGGCTGCAATTGAAGAGGCGTTAAAAGAGCGTCCTGAGCTGGGGAATGAAACATTATCCGTTGTTTTCTTTGTGGATGCAGGATTACAACGAAGTCAGCAGATGTTTTCAGATCTTAATCGTCATGCGATCCGACCCACAAAATCTATATCAATCCTCTATGATGCAAGAGATGAATTCGCGCAGTCGATAAGAGTCATAGCAGATTCAATTCCACTGTTCAAAGATCTGACCGAGTTAGAAAAAACAACAATCTCGAATAGATCCAGAAAAATGTTCACTCTCTCCAGTATTTATCAGGCAACAGCTGCTCTTCTTGGAAAGACGGAAAAAAGTAAAAAGATCACAAAAGATGATGAAAAGCTTGCATCTGAATACTGGAGTGTTGTCGCAGAAAATATCCCAGATTGGCAACTATTGATCAGAAGGGATGTCTCAGCCAGTTCACTTCGAAATGACTTTGTTCATGCACATGGAATTGCCCTTCATTCACTTGGTATTCTTGGACATGCACTCGTATCAGAATATCCGAATAACTGGAGAGAGCAATTAACCGGACTCCATCAGATTGACTGGTCACGTTCGAACCCCGATTGGGAAGGCAGAGCAATGAATAACGGAAGGATATCCAAAAGTCAGATGAACCTTGCTTTAACCAGCAATTATCTTAAGCTAAAAATGAATGTCCCCCTCTCTCAGGATGAAGAAGAGAATGAGATTAAATTTATGAATGTCATGAAAGGAAGGGCATTATGA
- a CDS encoding HEAT repeat domain-containing protein, whose amino-acid sequence MATNLFDECTYALIDALASPFLDVRKAAIKCLVRLGDARAIGPIIESIRDIPTEDRDTLFQYINETIINLCIFYDTSIIKQLAAILDEIFDDPFDYIYELTEGGDRSVIHSLAEYYELEEDVLDEVAFGSYSVYIKKLIIHILMDINTIDSNYILLKFLNDPDTDEYLLDEAITALGMNQWAPAFEPLCEILLNENLSEEESRSAAALALGRIGDPRAIPPLVKAVSDPNIEKHSWLVDCVSSALHLLSDDLDDLWDYEYEENSDEVP is encoded by the coding sequence ATGGCTACCAATCTGTTTGATGAATGCACCTATGCCCTGATTGATGCCCTTGCATCTCCTTTTCTTGATGTCCGGAAAGCCGCAATAAAATGTCTTGTTCGCCTGGGTGATGCGAGAGCGATTGGCCCAATAATAGAATCTATCAGGGATATCCCCACTGAGGATAGAGACACCCTTTTCCAATATATCAATGAAACAATAATTAATCTCTGCATTTTTTATGACACCTCGATCATAAAGCAATTGGCAGCCATACTCGATGAGATCTTCGATGACCCTTTTGATTATATATACGAACTGACTGAGGGGGGCGATAGATCGGTTATCCATAGTTTGGCCGAATATTATGAACTTGAGGAGGATGTGTTAGACGAGGTAGCTTTTGGTTCATACTCGGTTTATATCAAAAAACTTATCATTCATATTCTGATGGACATTAACACAATCGATTCAAATTATATTCTTTTGAAGTTTCTCAACGATCCAGATACTGATGAATACCTTTTAGATGAAGCTATAACTGCATTAGGCATGAACCAATGGGCTCCGGCGTTTGAGCCTCTCTGTGAAATATTATTGAATGAAAACCTATCTGAAGAAGAGAGCCGGAGTGCAGCTGCATTGGCACTTGGAAGAATAGGTGACCCAAGGGCAATCCCCCCTCTTGTGAAAGCAGTGTCTGATCCAAACATCGAAAAACACTCATGGCTGGTGGACTGCGTCAGCTCGGCATTGCACTTGCTTTCAGACGATCTCGATGATTTGTGGGATTATGAATATGAGGAAAATAGCGACGAGGTGCCATAA
- the dndD gene encoding DNA sulfur modification protein DndD: MRKKYGNILPSQMVLIPEGVIFGIFEGLFMLLHSLTLENVRIFQGRNVLDFRPKTNGNTPKPIILIGGRNGAGKTTLFDSILLCLYGQYAPGNKMSNTKYEKYVRQMVPRSRNTSNTIRPIIEIIFEFTHAGVKKVYEVRREWFFDPKFSEKLTIQHDGEVLSDLERDQWQELLNELIPPRFARLFLFDGEKIQNLVEDNAENIYLRDSFKSLLGLDIVDRLRADLGIFSSRHLKGSKVTSIDQNLEDIMKQISDKEHLLDDVFQERAKIKSQSDQIKAEIERQEQILAGEGGGYARKREEWKGEKIRLEHEIEKVENELRDLCAGLFPFSITPQYCKILKDNITKEDAIQTQKRLKELIQANMSDFDKAIQSSEFWSDISVPSEQIEKIREKIVTLIKNQLEPGDDHIGKKLIHQVSQAEYHQLLQWIDEAVSRVPQKMNTLSETLEKLTHQRQKIVGNINKAPDDEIIAPYIQELNKLNKSFGGLEEKLNTLDTSMRELTFQLNELNRKREKSLEEIQSVKSDSKKLDLAHKVIRVLDDYATELQEQKVKQLADNILMCFNRLIRKDDYVRNLVIDGDYTITLYDHDGQVIPKELLSAGEKEIFAVSLLWGLTLTSSRELPFIIDTPLGRLDSEHRGNLVMDFFQHAGEQMIIFSTDTEIDLEYFRTLQPYISRAYHLDYSKKDRMTSISPGYFWSEVEV; encoded by the coding sequence GTGAGGAAGAAATACGGGAACATATTGCCAAGCCAGATGGTATTGATACCAGAAGGCGTAATCTTCGGTATATTTGAGGGTCTTTTTATGTTGCTACATTCATTAACTCTGGAAAATGTTCGGATCTTCCAAGGTAGAAATGTCCTGGATTTCAGGCCAAAGACCAATGGAAACACCCCAAAACCTATTATCCTCATTGGCGGCAGAAATGGTGCAGGAAAAACAACACTATTTGATTCAATTCTTCTCTGCCTCTATGGTCAGTACGCACCCGGGAACAAGATGTCTAATACAAAATATGAAAAATATGTTCGGCAGATGGTTCCTCGCAGCCGAAATACCTCCAATACTATCAGACCAATTATAGAAATTATCTTTGAATTCACCCATGCCGGGGTGAAAAAAGTCTATGAGGTACGGCGTGAGTGGTTCTTTGATCCAAAATTTTCAGAGAAGCTGACGATACAACATGATGGTGAAGTCCTCTCAGATTTGGAGAGAGATCAATGGCAGGAGTTGTTGAATGAATTAATACCTCCCCGATTTGCACGATTATTTCTCTTCGATGGCGAAAAGATTCAGAACCTGGTTGAGGATAATGCAGAGAATATCTATCTTAGAGATTCTTTCAAGTCTCTTCTGGGTCTTGACATCGTTGACAGGCTCCGAGCTGATCTTGGGATATTCTCAAGTCGTCACCTCAAAGGATCCAAAGTAACTTCGATTGATCAAAATCTTGAAGATATCATGAAGCAGATCTCAGATAAAGAACATTTGTTGGATGATGTTTTTCAGGAACGTGCCAAGATTAAAAGCCAGAGTGATCAGATCAAGGCTGAGATAGAGCGACAGGAACAGATTCTTGCTGGTGAAGGGGGAGGATATGCCCGGAAACGTGAGGAGTGGAAGGGTGAAAAGATACGGCTGGAACATGAGATAGAGAAGGTTGAAAATGAGCTTCGGGATTTATGTGCAGGGCTATTTCCATTCTCAATCACCCCACAGTATTGTAAAATCCTGAAGGATAATATCACAAAAGAGGATGCAATACAGACTCAAAAGCGTTTAAAAGAGCTTATTCAGGCAAATATGAGTGATTTTGACAAAGCAATTCAGTCATCTGAATTCTGGTCTGATATTTCTGTACCATCAGAGCAAATAGAGAAGATCAGAGAGAAAATTGTCACGCTCATAAAAAACCAGCTAGAGCCAGGTGACGATCATATCGGGAAGAAATTAATCCATCAGGTATCTCAGGCAGAATACCATCAGCTTCTGCAATGGATTGATGAAGCGGTATCTCGGGTCCCACAAAAAATGAATACATTATCCGAAACGTTGGAAAAGCTCACTCATCAACGCCAGAAAATAGTCGGGAATATTAATAAAGCTCCCGATGATGAAATTATCGCCCCTTATATTCAGGAACTTAATAAATTAAATAAATCCTTTGGTGGACTCGAAGAGAAGCTGAATACACTGGATACCTCAATGCGTGAACTGACCTTCCAGTTGAATGAACTGAACAGAAAACGTGAGAAAAGCCTTGAGGAAATTCAAAGTGTCAAGAGCGACTCCAAGAAACTTGATCTTGCACATAAGGTTATTCGTGTTCTTGATGATTATGCAACAGAGCTTCAGGAACAGAAGGTAAAACAGCTTGCAGATAATATTCTGATGTGTTTTAACCGGTTAATTAGAAAGGATGACTATGTCCGCAATCTGGTGATAGATGGGGATTATACTATCACCCTTTATGATCACGATGGTCAGGTTATTCCCAAAGAACTACTCTCGGCCGGAGAGAAAGAGATCTTTGCAGTATCATTACTCTGGGGCCTGACACTCACCTCAAGCCGGGAGCTCCCATTTATTATTGATACTCCCCTCGGCCGGCTGGATAGTGAGCACAGGGGGAATCTTGTAATGGATTTCTTCCAACATGCCGGAGAACAGATGATCATCTTTTCAACCGATACAGAGATAGATCTTGAGTATTTCCGTACTCTCCAGCCATATATCTCTCGTGCATACCATCTTGATTATTCTAAGAAAGATCGGATGACATCCATATCTCCTGGGTACTTCTGGTCCGAGGTGGAAGTATGA
- a CDS encoding cysteine desulfurase family protein, with protein MNNTRPVYMDHHATTPVDPRVLEAMLPYFKDDFGNASSIDHMYGARAYEAVEKARKQVASILNAKPNEIYFTSGATESDNIALLGVTDKLAAKGNHIITCVTEHKAVLDTAKHLEKMGKSVTYLPVDQYGMVNPADIEAAITDRTILISIMAANNEIGTIAPLQEIGEIAKKHGVRFHTDAAQAVGHIPIDVKAMKIDLLSLSGHKIYGPKGIGALYITGLNPKKNISPVMFGGGHEKGIRSGTYNVPGIVGLGKAIEIAQKEMKAEAERYKKWTTMMLEAFQNECGGVILNGHPEQRLPHNLNVCFPGIESKALIHLLRDDVAISTGSACSTTSVEASYVLQAIGREEEYLHSAIRFGLGRFTTEEAIYHVIYKFRGFVQRLRNLE; from the coding sequence ATGAATAATACAAGACCAGTTTACATGGATCATCATGCAACAACCCCGGTTGATCCCCGAGTGCTTGAAGCAATGCTCCCTTATTTTAAGGATGATTTTGGTAATGCATCCAGTATCGATCATATGTATGGAGCCAGGGCTTATGAAGCCGTTGAGAAGGCAAGGAAGCAGGTTGCATCGATACTGAATGCAAAGCCAAATGAAATTTATTTTACAAGCGGAGCAACAGAATCTGATAATATTGCACTTCTTGGGGTTACGGATAAGTTAGCCGCAAAAGGCAACCATATCATCACCTGTGTAACAGAACACAAAGCAGTCCTCGATACCGCCAAACATCTTGAAAAGATGGGAAAGTCCGTTACTTATCTTCCGGTCGACCAATATGGGATGGTTAATCCCGCAGATATTGAGGCTGCCATTACGGATCGAACCATCCTCATCTCGATAATGGCTGCAAATAATGAGATAGGAACAATAGCACCATTACAGGAGATTGGAGAGATTGCCAAAAAGCATGGTGTCCGGTTCCATACCGATGCTGCCCAGGCGGTCGGCCACATCCCCATTGATGTAAAAGCAATGAAGATCGATCTCCTTTCATTATCAGGACATAAGATCTATGGCCCTAAAGGGATCGGGGCTCTGTACATCACAGGTCTGAATCCAAAAAAGAACATATCACCAGTGATGTTTGGTGGCGGTCACGAGAAGGGCATTCGATCCGGGACCTATAATGTTCCCGGCATTGTCGGACTTGGGAAAGCTATTGAGATCGCCCAGAAGGAGATGAAAGCTGAGGCCGAGCGGTATAAAAAATGGACGACCATGATGCTCGAAGCATTTCAGAATGAGTGTGGAGGAGTTATTCTCAATGGCCATCCGGAACAGAGGCTCCCTCATAATCTCAACGTCTGTTTCCCTGGCATTGAGAGCAAAGCGCTGATTCATTTGCTCAGAGATGACGTGGCAATTTCAACGGGGTCAGCCTGCTCGACAACATCGGTTGAGGCATCGTATGTATTACAGGCAATTGGCAGGGAGGAGGAGTATCTTCACTCTGCTATACGGTTTGGATTGGGGAGGTTTACGACCGAGGAGGCTATATATCACGTTATTTACAAGTTTAGAGGATTCGTGCAAAGACTAAGAAATTTAGAATAA
- a CDS encoding PDDEXK nuclease domain-containing protein, translating to MMDTSDLPEGYNVLLSKVKDRLREAQYTALRAVNKELVGLYWDIGSIIASRQIEQGYGKSVVQQLSDDLKREFPGIKGFSVQNLWYMRQFYLEYCTSEKIQPLVGEISWSHNIVIMSRCKDPLQREFYIRMTRKFGWSKNVLIHQIENHSYEKMLSGQNNFDTELTPEIRAQAKLALRDDYIFDFLELGEEHSERELERALINRIEDFLRAMGGVFAFLGSQFRLEVGDKEYFIDLLLFHRRLCCLVAVELKVGEFQPEFVGKMQFYLTALDQQVRENNEHASIGIILCKEKNRTVVEYALQSSTTPIGVATYRIVSELPSELQGQLPGPEEIAKLLEDEI from the coding sequence ATGATGGATACATCCGACCTTCCGGAAGGATACAATGTCTTACTTTCCAAGGTAAAAGACCGGTTAAGGGAAGCACAGTATACAGCACTTCGTGCCGTTAACAAAGAGCTTGTCGGCCTTTACTGGGATATTGGCAGTATTATTGCCAGCAGACAGATTGAACAGGGCTATGGGAAATCTGTAGTCCAACAACTATCAGATGATCTAAAACGCGAATTTCCGGGTATAAAAGGCTTCTCGGTTCAGAATCTATGGTATATGCGCCAGTTTTACCTGGAGTATTGCACGAGTGAAAAAATCCAGCCATTGGTTGGAGAAATTAGCTGGAGTCATAATATCGTTATAATGTCACGCTGCAAAGATCCTCTGCAACGTGAATTCTATATTCGAATGACCCGGAAATTTGGCTGGTCAAAGAACGTTTTGATTCACCAGATAGAGAACCATTCATATGAGAAGATGCTTTCCGGTCAGAATAATTTTGATACGGAGCTTACGCCGGAGATAAGGGCACAGGCAAAACTGGCTTTAAGAGACGATTACATTTTTGATTTTCTTGAACTTGGAGAGGAACATTCCGAAAGGGAACTTGAACGAGCACTGATAAACCGGATTGAAGATTTTCTTCGTGCAATGGGCGGGGTCTTTGCCTTTTTAGGCAGCCAGTTCAGGCTTGAAGTGGGTGATAAGGAGTATTTTATTGACCTTCTTCTCTTTCACCGCAGGCTTTGTTGTCTTGTTGCAGTCGAACTTAAAGTCGGTGAGTTTCAGCCAGAATTTGTAGGTAAGATGCAGTTTTATCTGACGGCTCTTGACCAGCAGGTACGTGAGAATAATGAACATGCTTCCATAGGCATTATTCTGTGTAAGGAGAAGAACCGTACTGTAGTTGAATATGCCCTTCAGTCTTCCACAACACCTATCGGAGTTGCTACATACAGGATTGTAAGTGAGCTCCCCTCTGAGCTTCAAGGCCAGCTGCCGGGGCCTGAAGAGATTGCAAAACTGCTGGAGGATGAGATCTGA
- the dndC gene encoding DNA phosphorothioation system sulfurtransferase DndC, translating into MTPQQTLNGKTVSVFDKKNLAEHYREIQEVYLSDNRPWVIGYSGGKDSTTALQLVWYALGELPESKRQKPVFVISSDTLVETPVIVDYITTTLERINQTATEKKLPFKAFQLTPRIIDSFWVNLIGKGYPAPSTQFRWCTERLKIRTADRFILESVTKYGEVVMILGVRKGESNTRDQVMNLYKIEGSKLSHHSRFAQSYVYTPIEDFSVDDVWTYLLQKPSPWGNNNRDLLALYKNAQDGECPLVVDTQTGSCGNSRFGCWVCTVVQRDRSMEALIESGEDWLEPLLELRNELAETQIPEKKHLYRDYRRMNGKVKVMKKGDDWDIIRGPYTFDYCKYLLRKLLEIQKDVQEKGPYPDVQLIQPEEIEEIRRIWMAQRSDWNDSLAQIYEEVMGESLNFTKDDLGSFSQAEQDLLNEICEKHNLPLRLVTKLLDVEHQMQGMSRRSSVYNRIGDVLSEDWLSEEEIREHIAKPDGIDTRRRNLRYI; encoded by the coding sequence ATGACCCCCCAGCAGACCCTGAATGGAAAAACGGTCTCAGTTTTTGATAAGAAAAATCTGGCTGAACATTACCGTGAGATTCAGGAAGTATACCTGAGTGATAACCGGCCGTGGGTTATCGGATACAGTGGTGGAAAAGACTCAACAACCGCTTTGCAACTCGTCTGGTATGCACTTGGCGAATTGCCTGAATCAAAGCGACAAAAGCCGGTTTTTGTTATCTCCTCGGATACCCTCGTTGAAACACCTGTCATCGTTGATTATATTACAACAACGCTTGAGAGAATCAATCAAACAGCGACAGAAAAGAAATTGCCATTTAAGGCATTTCAGTTAACTCCACGAATCATCGACTCTTTCTGGGTCAATCTGATTGGCAAAGGGTATCCTGCACCCAGTACACAGTTTCGCTGGTGCACTGAGCGACTCAAGATTCGGACTGCTGATCGATTTATTCTTGAGAGTGTCACGAAGTATGGGGAAGTAGTCATGATCCTCGGTGTCAGGAAAGGGGAGAGTAACACCCGTGATCAGGTCATGAACCTCTACAAGATCGAGGGATCAAAGCTTTCTCACCACTCACGTTTTGCTCAGTCCTATGTATATACTCCGATTGAGGATTTTTCGGTTGATGATGTCTGGACGTATCTCCTCCAGAAACCCTCCCCCTGGGGCAATAATAATCGGGACCTGTTGGCTCTCTACAAAAATGCTCAGGATGGCGAATGTCCGCTTGTGGTAGATACCCAGACGGGATCATGTGGGAATAGCCGGTTTGGATGCTGGGTGTGCACCGTTGTCCAGCGAGACCGGAGCATGGAGGCCCTTATTGAGAGTGGAGAGGATTGGCTTGAGCCTTTACTTGAATTACGCAATGAGCTTGCCGAAACCCAGATACCTGAAAAGAAGCATCTCTACCGTGATTATCGTCGGATGAATGGTAAAGTAAAAGTCATGAAGAAAGGTGATGACTGGGATATCATCAGAGGTCCATATACATTTGATTATTGTAAATATCTCCTCAGAAAATTACTTGAAATTCAGAAAGACGTTCAGGAAAAGGGACCATATCCGGACGTTCAATTAATTCAGCCCGAAGAAATCGAGGAAATCCGCCGAATATGGATGGCACAGCGAAGTGACTGGAACGATTCCTTAGCACAAATATACGAGGAAGTTATGGGAGAGAGCCTGAACTTTACGAAGGATGACCTGGGCTCATTCTCTCAGGCTGAACAGGATCTCCTGAATGAAATATGTGAGAAACACAATCTTCCACTTCGTCTTGTAACAAAACTTCTGGATGTTGAGCATCAGATGCAGGGGATGTCCCGTCGTTCATCTGTGTATAACCGGATTGGGGATGTGCTGTCCGAAGATTGGTTGAGTGAGGAAGAAATACGGGAACATATTGCCAAGCCAGATGGTATTGATACCAGAAGGCGTAATCTTCGGTATATTTGA